In a genomic window of Mercenaria mercenaria strain notata chromosome 19, MADL_Memer_1, whole genome shotgun sequence:
- the LOC128551207 gene encoding uncharacterized protein LOC128551207: protein MTMLLYCILLTLIQTSVFCHEIASIEALVTRIDALEKAAERQKNHIQSQEETIKLLRINDEQQGRTLFQQQRRIEELEQTVKVQQKIINDVISRAKNAESQVETADAASDAVIKANLETVAKPVDVSETNMSQISGVEQIRKSLNFPRKSSTRQTPETVAFHATIDVQNHVTQLTQGQTIVFNSVHFNVGGGYHSSAGLFIAPSAGIYMFSLSVMLNTGTGSWISLELIKNGAVLAEAYAFQYDQGSVTVATQLKIGDEVFVKVHASNIGMLYGETLTSFMGALLMHL, encoded by the exons ATGACGATGCTCTTATATTGTATTCTTTTGACGCTTATCCAGACTTCCGTATTTTGTCACGAGATCGCCAGTATCGAAGCACTAGTCACGCGCATTGATGCTTTAGAAAAAGCAG CTGAGCGACAAAAGAATCATATCCAAAGTCAGGAAGAAACTATTAAGCTCCTTCGAATAAATGATGAGCAGCAAGGCAGAACTCTCTTCCAGCAACAGAGACGTATCGAAGAACTGGAGCAGACTGTCAAAGTTCAACAGAAAATCATTAATGACGTCATATCTCGTGCCAAGAACGCGGAAAGCCAAGTCGAGACGGCAGATGCCGCTTCAGACGCAGTTATAAAGGCTAACCTAGAGACAGTAGCAAAACCAGTCGACGTTTCTGAAACGAATATGTCACAAATATCTGGAGTGGAACAAATCAGAAAATCTCTAAATT TTCCAAGAAAAAGTTCCACGAGACAAACACCCGAAACAGTTGCGTTTCACGCAACAATTGATGTACAAAACCATGTCACCCAACTCACTCAAGGTCAAACAATTGTGTTCAATTCTGTTCATTTCAACGTTGGAGGCGGATATCACAGCTCGGCAGGCTTATTTATTGCGCCTTCGGCAGGGATCTATATGTTCTCCTTATCTGTTATGCTTAATACCGGAACAGGCAGTTGGATCTCTCTAGAATTGATAAAGAATGGCGCTGTCCTGGCTGAAGCATATGCGTTTCAGTACGACCAAGGCTCTGTAACGGTTGCTACGCAACTGAAGATCGGTGATGAAGTTTTTGTCAAAGTGCATGCCTCAAATATTGGCATGCTGTATGGTGAAACATTGACAAGTTTCATGGGTGCATTGTTAATGCATTTGTAa
- the LOC128551236 gene encoding uncharacterized protein LOC128551236, whose protein sequence is MAEGNEHFLENRKELERMCKYENDDNNKLLHSLEKKHANDFGPESICVPGVRIPPEETTIEKECRSEWHPVSSGYNTENQSLVENSASGSTIFGSSRSVITGQEVQNPNGSCANASGKQSPSKRIHQSFNFSSGDYNFDLDTASASTMYNRKCENAHQVSTNARGSHAANKPPLERSISCTDECPIHVEEILKYMCMSCHKPACQVCLNIEHLNCSSREFIPSLVLKPEFFFEDKCKKFEEELDQLQKRLKLNMGKVSLNSKACERMRVKAKSELKKQRDEINKKFDCLEEDFDTKLLKIESSDKAKLKKLKTRQVKMEQELQEHVQDYQQRKHLGNASRVFTKIEMSRKITEDMKNELSDIEKENTIERYIYKPSKDVTEFTRNLSELGSVENIDSKTIRTISGINAIRMKTEGDQHACKINCLVLLSECHLMAVDYGNSSLKIVDGDNDVTSIPVTPAPFDVALVRDQGRTNDQDVVSGQIVLTLPKENKLRFMEYTLPDYFTFKQDVETNGQCRGIVYSNDKLYVTFPSQRKIEVLDLQGELLKRITTETAGQILQPQFIAMDKEGYMIFSSDMENHSVFSMTTEGDVTAIFTDHDLIEPRGLCVNQTGAVFVCSSATHKIFHLSEECDLILTMSVANADNMAPFPFSIAYCDKKDTLYVGQFTDSIKSYKLI, encoded by the coding sequence ATGGCTGAAGGTAATGAACATTTTCTTGAAAACCGGAAAGAACTCGAACGTATGTGTAAATACGAAAATGACGATAACAATAAGTTGTTGCATTCGTTAGAGAAAAAACATGCGAATGACTTCGGTCCAGAAAGTATATGTGTCCCCGGTGTAAGAATCCCGCCAGAAGAAACGACAATTGAGAAGGAATGTAGATCAGAGTGGCACCCCGTGTCTTCTGGATATAACACAGAAAACCAGTCCTTAGTCGAAAACAGTGCTAGTGGTTCAACAATATTTGGTAGCAGTCGTTCTGTAATTACTGGACAGGAAGTTCAAAACCCAAATGGTTCATGCGCAAATGCATCTGGTAAACAATCTCCCAGCAAACGAATTCATCAGAGTTTTAATTTTAGTTCAGGCGATTACAACTTTGACTTAGATACAGCTTCTGCCTCAACAATGTATAatagaaaatgtgaaaatgcacaTCAGGTATCAACTAATGCGCGGGGTTCACACGCAGCAAACAAACCACCACTAGAGAGAAGTATTTCTTGTACCGATGAATGTCCAATCCACGTGGAAGAAATACTAAAATACATGTGCATGTCTTGTCATAAACCAGCATGCCAAGTTTGTTTGAATATTGAACACCTGAATTGTAGTTCCcgcgaatttattccttctttagtATTGAAGCCGGAATTCTTTTTCGAAGATAAATGTAAAAAGTTTGAAGAAGAGTTGGACCAGTTACAAAAACGTTTGAAGCTAAACATGGGAAAAGTTTCCTTGAACTCAAAGGCTTGTGAAAGAATGAGGGTCAAAGCTAAAtctgaattaaaaaaacaacgagacgaaatcaataaaaagtttgatTGTCTGGAAGAAGATTTTGACACAAAACTCTTGAAAATCGAAAGCAGTGACAAAGCGAAATTGAAAAAACTTAAGACAAGGCAAGTGAAAATGGAACAAGAGTTGCAAGAGCATGTGCAAGATTATCAGCAACGTAAACATCTAGGAAATGCGTCACGTGTATTTACTAAAATAGAAATGTCAAGAAAAATTACTGAGGACATGAAAAATGAGTTGTCAGATATTGAAAAGGAAAATACAATAGAACGATATATCTACAAGCCATCGAAAGATGTTACGGAATTTACTAGGAACCTCTCAGAGTTAGGGAGCGTAGAAAACATCGATTCTAAAACCATAAGAACAATATCAGGTATCAATGCGATCCGAATGAAAACAGAAGGAGACCAACATgcatgtaaaataaattgcctGGTCCTTTTGTCAGAGTGTCATCTGATGGCCGTAGATTATGGTAATTCTTCGCTTAAGATTGTTGACGGCGATAATGACGTAACCAGTATACCTGTAACGCCCGCGCCGTTTGATGTCGCATTGGTGAGAGACCAAGGACGCACGAATGACCAAGATGTAGTAAGTGGACAAATTGTTCTGACGCTgccaaaagaaaacaaattgcGTTTTATGGAGTACACGTTGCCTGATTATTTTACATTCAAACAAGATGTTGAAACTAATGGGCAATGCCGAGGTATTGTCTACAGCAATGATAAGCTGTATGTTACATTTCCTTCCCAACGTAAGATTGAAGTCCTTGATTTGCAAGGCGAGTTGTTGAAAAGAATTACAACAGAAACAGCTGGGCAAATATTGCAACCCCAGTTCATTGCTATGGATAAAGAAGGGTACATGATTTTTAGTTCTGACATGGAAAACCATTCTGTCTTCAGTATGACAACGGAAGGAGATGTTACGGCCATTTTTACCGACCATGACCTTATAGAACCACGTGGTTTGTGTGTCAACCAGACCGGTGCAGTTTTCGTATGCAGTTCTGCTAcccataaaatttttcatttgtcTGAAGAGTGTGATCTGATATTAACCATGAGTGTAGCAAACGCCGACAATATGGCGCCGTTTCCGTTCAGTATTGCATACTGTGATAAGAAGGATACACTCTATGTCGGACAGTTTACAGACTCTATAAAATCTTACAAACTTATTTAA